The Shewanella mangrovisoli genome has a window encoding:
- a CDS encoding MHYT domain-containing protein translates to MGLEHMAFDWLSQFFIFSHDSLLLNVYYNPLLVTISILIAIFAAFMAFQVTTQAVQSQSRARQQIMLLTGSLVLGGGVWSMHFIGMLAFDLCSPVSYDFGLTVLSLLPSIGASWVALNLLSKPSFQFSQVLLSGSLVGAGIGTMHYVGMAAMEMAPLLRYDPWIFALSIVVAVLLAIIALWVRTGLNKLISSHMSTITSNFIASIVMGLAISGMHYTGMAAARFVRPEGLELSQQTSEISFYLALGVSVITTAIICLVLIVNVIFKYKDLSLLAKSNEDRMRAMMNTAVDGIITIDGQGIIVNVNKAVTTILGWSPAELLGANVKKIVPEAIRPHHDGYLARYAQTREAQIIGTGREVEAQHKAGHLVPVRLSIGHVMQGKAHYFVGFISDLSQRNEMEQELKNNEAKFRSLITNIPGIAYRCKSTEGWPMVFISDAVQNITGYPAEDFELPHPKRFFSDLYHPDDIETVYAQAQPPTFSMEYRIIRADGGVRWLFEHGNYILDETSKEVWIDGFLMDITERKEMEQDLVTAKNNAEQAAAARAAFLANMSHEIRTPMNAIIGFSDILLESVLDLEQQKQLSTINRSAKSLLHLLNDVLDSAKLDKGKLELENRVFCLTDEIDTVISTLWLQAKKQRLSLEVDVAPTMAANFIGSPERIRQVLINLIGNAVKFTCEGTVTVRVFPQDTTQDTTKVTFEIIDTGIGMSPEQLNRVFEAFAQADASMSRKYGGTGLGTTISKQLVELMGGELTAESTLGQGSTFRFTIPLQPSSEPLSTQRADNGSLPPLTLLVVDDIQQNIDLLSVWLTRQGHKVIAARDGEQALLRMQKADIDITLMDLQMPVMDGLTAAKMRREQEAESQLPHMPIIALTASVLEQDKSAAEQAGMDGFANKPIDFALLTREIARVLQLNPPQAEFESLPFVSTLLVDEAKGVKLWGSKPLFIKELMKFIAQWPEKSQALQQAMSEQDTATIKLLSHSLKGVSGNLGLLQWMAHFGQLEQLAQAESPSREAMEAIVAQISDSLVEIGDYIEGTTVPAAAVSVAVHAKTGDPAQLLAHIDALLASIAHHSFEESDLEALTARIDEPLRLRVAIIAEALDNFDFDIAHNELTELRRFITAIKE, encoded by the coding sequence ATGGGCTTGGAACATATGGCTTTTGATTGGTTATCGCAGTTTTTTATTTTTTCCCACGACAGCCTATTGCTGAATGTCTACTACAATCCCCTGTTAGTCACTATCTCCATCCTGATTGCGATTTTTGCAGCCTTTATGGCCTTTCAGGTCACGACTCAAGCGGTGCAGAGCCAATCGAGAGCACGCCAGCAGATCATGCTACTGACAGGAAGTTTAGTCCTTGGCGGCGGTGTCTGGTCGATGCATTTTATCGGTATGTTGGCCTTCGATTTATGTTCGCCCGTGAGCTATGACTTTGGCCTCACAGTGCTATCCCTATTGCCCAGCATAGGTGCCTCATGGGTGGCGCTTAACCTGCTGTCTAAACCGAGTTTTCAGTTTTCTCAAGTCTTGCTTAGCGGCTCCTTAGTGGGCGCCGGAATTGGCACTATGCACTATGTGGGCATGGCAGCCATGGAGATGGCGCCATTGCTGCGTTACGACCCATGGATTTTTGCCCTGTCGATTGTGGTCGCTGTGCTATTAGCCATTATTGCGCTGTGGGTTCGTACTGGGTTGAATAAGCTTATCTCCTCCCACATGAGCACAATTACGAGTAATTTTATCGCCAGCATAGTCATGGGATTAGCGATTTCGGGCATGCATTACACTGGCATGGCGGCGGCGCGTTTTGTTAGACCCGAAGGTTTGGAACTGAGCCAGCAGACCTCGGAAATCTCATTCTATCTCGCGCTCGGCGTCTCGGTGATCACCACTGCAATTATCTGCTTAGTGCTGATTGTGAATGTGATCTTTAAGTATAAAGACCTGTCTTTACTCGCAAAATCCAATGAAGACCGCATGCGCGCCATGATGAATACCGCCGTCGATGGCATTATCACAATCGATGGCCAAGGTATCATAGTGAATGTGAACAAGGCGGTGACCACGATTTTAGGCTGGTCGCCTGCCGAACTGCTTGGGGCGAATGTGAAAAAAATCGTCCCTGAGGCGATTCGGCCGCACCACGATGGCTATTTAGCTAGGTATGCACAGACTCGCGAAGCGCAGATTATAGGCACGGGGCGAGAGGTCGAAGCGCAACATAAGGCGGGTCATTTAGTGCCAGTGCGCCTCAGTATCGGCCATGTGATGCAGGGCAAAGCCCATTATTTTGTCGGTTTTATCTCAGATCTCAGCCAACGCAATGAGATGGAACAAGAGCTTAAAAACAATGAGGCCAAGTTTCGCTCGCTGATCACCAATATTCCGGGCATTGCCTATCGTTGTAAAAGCACCGAGGGCTGGCCCATGGTATTTATCAGCGACGCGGTGCAGAACATCACTGGCTATCCCGCCGAAGACTTCGAACTCCCCCATCCTAAGCGTTTCTTCTCGGATCTCTATCATCCGGACGATATTGAAACCGTTTACGCCCAAGCGCAGCCACCGACCTTTTCGATGGAATACCGCATTATCCGCGCAGATGGCGGGGTACGTTGGCTGTTCGAGCACGGCAATTACATCCTCGATGAAACCAGCAAAGAGGTGTGGATTGACGGCTTTCTGATGGATATCACCGAGCGTAAGGAGATGGAGCAGGACTTAGTGACGGCAAAGAATAATGCCGAGCAGGCGGCAGCGGCGCGTGCGGCCTTCTTAGCCAATATGAGCCACGAGATCCGCACGCCAATGAATGCCATCATCGGCTTTAGCGATATTCTGTTGGAGTCGGTATTAGACCTTGAGCAGCAAAAACAGCTTTCTACCATCAACCGCTCAGCTAAATCTTTGCTGCATCTACTCAACGATGTGCTCGACAGCGCCAAGCTCGACAAGGGCAAACTCGAGTTAGAAAACCGAGTATTTTGCTTAACCGATGAAATCGATACTGTGATTTCAACCCTGTGGTTGCAGGCGAAAAAGCAGCGTTTATCCCTCGAGGTCGATGTTGCGCCAACGATGGCGGCAAACTTTATCGGCTCTCCGGAGCGTATCCGCCAAGTGCTGATCAATTTGATTGGCAATGCGGTTAAATTTACCTGCGAGGGGACGGTGACGGTCAGAGTCTTTCCACAAGACACTACCCAAGATACGACCAAAGTCACCTTCGAGATTATCGATACTGGAATTGGCATGTCGCCCGAGCAGCTTAATCGGGTATTTGAAGCGTTTGCCCAAGCCGATGCCTCCATGAGCCGCAAATACGGTGGCACAGGGCTGGGGACGACCATAAGTAAGCAGTTGGTCGAACTGATGGGCGGAGAGCTCACCGCCGAAAGTACCTTAGGCCAAGGCAGTACATTCCGCTTTACTATTCCCTTACAACCTAGTTCTGAGCCGCTCTCCACCCAGCGCGCCGACAATGGGTCATTACCGCCACTGACGCTACTCGTGGTCGATGATATTCAACAGAATATCGATCTCTTGTCCGTATGGTTAACCCGCCAAGGACATAAAGTGATCGCCGCCCGCGATGGCGAACAGGCGCTGCTGCGGATGCAAAAAGCCGACATCGATATCACCTTGATGGATCTGCAGATGCCGGTAATGGATGGATTAACGGCGGCGAAGATGCGTCGTGAGCAAGAGGCTGAATCTCAATTACCCCATATGCCAATCATTGCGTTAACCGCGAGTGTGCTCGAGCAAGACAAGAGCGCCGCAGAGCAGGCTGGTATGGATGGTTTTGCCAATAAACCCATCGATTTTGCGCTGCTGACGCGGGAAATTGCCAGAGTGTTGCAGCTTAATCCGCCTCAAGCCGAGTTTGAATCTTTGCCGTTTGTGAGCACGCTATTAGTCGATGAAGCCAAGGGCGTGAAATTGTGGGGTTCTAAACCCCTCTTTATCAAAGAGTTGATGAAGTTTATTGCCCAATGGCCAGAGAAAAGCCAAGCGTTGCAACAGGCAATGAGTGAGCAAGATACGGCAACAATTAAACTCTTAAGCCATAGTTTGAAAGGGGTTAGCGGTAATCTGGGTCTGCTGCAATGGATGGCGCACTTTGGCCAGTTAGAGCAGTTGGCGCAAGCTGAGTCGCCCTCACGTGAAGCCATGGAGGCCATAGTTGCTCAGATTAGCGACTCCCTCGTCGAGATTGGGGATTATATCGAGGGCACAACAGTGCCAGCGGCAGCAGTATCCGTTGCCGTCCATGCGAAGACTGGCGATCCCGCACAATTATTAGCGCATATTGATGCCTTGCTGGCATCGATTGCGCACCATAGTTTTGAAGAGTCTGATCTTGAGGCGCTCACCGCTCGTATTGATGAGCCTCTACGTCTGAGAGTCGCCATTATTGCTGAGGCGCTAGACAACTTTGATTTTGATATTGCCCATAATGAATTGACCGAGTTACGGCGTTTTATCACCGCGATTAAGGAGTAG
- the srmB gene encoding ATP-dependent RNA helicase SrmB translates to MQFEDFQLDPSLLESLKAMGHLSPTTIQQETLPHALEQRDILARAPTGTGKTASFLLPALQHLIDFPRRYSGHARILILTPTRELASQIHRYACHLATGQGLNIAIITGGVPYGPQEEALKDNIDILVATPGRLMEYLDKGKFSAESVDILIIDEADRMLDMGFSAVVKAIALEAQGRKQNMLFSATLEGSGVIRFAREVLNDPIEIDVDAPRKEKAKIHQWIHLADDKEHKIALLCYLLKQEDVKRAIVFVKTRDVVSSLEGQLLKAGIPCAFMRGDMEQKKRFQALSRFTKGEVNVLLATDVAARGIDIDDISHVINFDMPRSADSYIHRIGRTGRAGAKGTAISLAEAHDMRIVGKIERYIEQPLKRRIIEELRPKHKEARVPTKKKAKVKAKEAAKRTSKKEAAKKASKIARKKQ, encoded by the coding sequence ATGCAATTTGAAGATTTTCAGCTTGACCCTAGCTTATTAGAGTCACTTAAAGCCATGGGGCACCTGTCGCCCACCACCATCCAGCAAGAAACCCTGCCTCATGCCCTCGAGCAGCGGGATATTTTGGCGCGCGCCCCGACGGGTACAGGTAAAACTGCCAGTTTCTTATTGCCAGCACTGCAACACTTAATCGACTTTCCCCGTCGCTATTCTGGCCATGCGCGAATTTTGATCCTGACGCCAACCCGTGAGTTAGCCAGTCAAATTCACCGTTATGCCTGTCACTTAGCCACAGGCCAAGGGCTGAATATCGCCATTATCACCGGCGGTGTGCCCTATGGTCCGCAGGAAGAAGCCCTAAAAGACAATATCGATATTCTGGTCGCGACCCCTGGCCGTCTGATGGAATATTTAGATAAAGGCAAATTCAGCGCGGAATCGGTCGACATATTGATCATCGACGAAGCCGACCGCATGCTCGATATGGGTTTCTCCGCCGTGGTGAAAGCCATTGCCCTCGAAGCCCAAGGTCGTAAGCAAAACATGCTATTTTCGGCCACCCTCGAAGGCAGCGGCGTTATCCGTTTTGCCCGCGAAGTACTTAACGATCCTATCGAAATAGATGTCGACGCACCGCGTAAAGAGAAGGCCAAGATCCACCAATGGATCCACCTTGCCGACGATAAAGAACATAAGATTGCTCTGCTGTGCTATCTGCTCAAGCAAGAAGATGTTAAACGCGCCATCGTATTCGTGAAGACTCGCGATGTGGTTTCTAGCCTCGAAGGCCAACTGCTTAAAGCCGGTATTCCCTGTGCCTTTATGCGTGGCGACATGGAACAGAAGAAACGCTTCCAAGCCTTAAGCCGCTTTACCAAAGGCGAAGTGAATGTGTTACTCGCGACCGATGTGGCCGCCCGTGGTATCGATATCGACGATATCAGCCATGTGATTAACTTCGACATGCCACGTTCTGCCGATAGTTACATCCACCGTATTGGTCGTACTGGCCGCGCGGGGGCAAAAGGAACGGCAATTTCATTGGCCGAAGCCCACGATATGCGGATTGTCGGTAAGATTGAGCGTTATATCGAGCAGCCGCTTAAACGCCGCATCATCGAGGAACTGCGTCCTAAACATAAAGAGGCGCGCGTGCCGACCAAGAAAAAGGCCAAAGTAAAAGCCAAGGAAGCCGCGAAGCGAACCAGCAAAAAAGAAGCAGCTAAAAAGGCCAGTAAAATTGCACGTAAGAAGCAATAA
- a CDS encoding efflux RND transporter periplasmic adaptor subunit — translation MMKTLLRRLSPLFILLLFVVGAIALMSTKEAPEQKPEEMPVPIVDVTQVEQQTVSLNLPSYGVVTPKYKTQLVTEVQGRMLSISPQFVAGGIVKKGDQLAQIEPSDYEADLMQAEATLAQATAALNEEIARGEVAKIEFKGYDKGLPPELGLRIPQLKKEQANVKYAQAALARAQRNLERTVIRAPFDGIIKARNVDLGQYVTLGTNLGELYDTSIAEIRLPISNDDLAYLESVDHPDTQVTLSASLAGKENTWMGNIIRSEGVIDADNRMVYLVAEIKDPYLREHKTQGSLPLKYGSFVNAVIKGRTVDGIVKLPRHVVRNEHVALVNEQNIVEMRHVNVVRSDLENVFIKDSLKTGERVAITHFSNMANGQLVKIIGEDAKPVQTPTPKEDAPESSLAAAGVN, via the coding sequence ATGATGAAAACTTTACTCAGGAGATTATCTCCTCTGTTTATACTGCTGTTATTTGTTGTTGGCGCGATAGCACTGATGTCAACCAAGGAAGCCCCCGAACAAAAGCCCGAAGAAATGCCCGTGCCTATCGTGGATGTGACTCAGGTTGAGCAGCAAACAGTATCGCTTAATCTTCCTTCCTACGGCGTGGTTACCCCTAAATATAAGACGCAACTGGTCACCGAAGTCCAAGGGCGGATGCTGAGCATTTCCCCGCAATTTGTGGCCGGTGGCATAGTGAAGAAAGGCGACCAATTAGCCCAAATCGAACCTTCGGATTACGAAGCCGATTTAATGCAAGCCGAAGCCACCTTGGCTCAGGCAACCGCGGCACTGAATGAAGAAATCGCCCGTGGCGAAGTCGCTAAAATCGAATTTAAAGGCTACGACAAAGGCTTACCGCCAGAGCTGGGGTTACGTATTCCACAGCTGAAAAAAGAACAAGCCAACGTGAAATATGCGCAAGCCGCCCTCGCGCGCGCGCAGCGTAATTTAGAGCGCACAGTCATTCGCGCCCCCTTCGATGGCATTATCAAAGCAAGAAATGTCGATTTAGGTCAGTACGTTACATTAGGCACTAACCTAGGCGAGCTATACGACACTAGCATTGCCGAAATTCGTCTGCCTATCTCTAACGATGATTTAGCCTATCTAGAATCCGTCGATCACCCCGATACCCAAGTCACCTTAAGCGCCTCTTTGGCGGGTAAGGAAAACACTTGGATGGGTAATATTATTCGTAGCGAAGGCGTGATTGATGCCGATAACCGCATGGTTTACCTCGTGGCAGAGATTAAAGACCCTTACCTGCGTGAGCACAAAACCCAAGGCAGTTTACCGCTGAAATACGGCAGCTTTGTCAACGCCGTAATTAAGGGGCGCACCGTCGATGGCATAGTCAAATTGCCTCGCCACGTGGTGCGTAATGAGCATGTTGCCTTGGTTAACGAGCAAAATATTGTCGAGATGCGCCATGTGAATGTGGTGCGTAGCGATCTTGAAAATGTGTTTATCAAGGACAGTTTAAAAACCGGTGAGCGCGTTGCCATCACTCACTTTAGCAATATGGCGAATGGCCAGTTGGTCAAAATCATAGGTGAAGATGCCAAGCCAGTGCAGACCCCCACACCTAAGGAAGATGCTCCTGAGTCGAGTCTTGCGGCCGCTGGAGTGAACTAA
- a CDS encoding efflux RND transporter permease subunit yields the protein MDTQKGILAWFARNSVAANLLMWALLIGGLFSTVLINKEVFPSFNLNLLSITVAYPGAAPQEIEEGINIKIEEAIQDINGIKKVTSVASEGVGAITVEVEDDYDVQTVLDEAKLRLDAISTFPVNIEKPQIFKIEPENNVIWVSVYGDMSLHDMKELAKSVRDDLTQLPSVTRAKVTGVRDYEIGIEVSEDKLREYGLTFSQVALAVQNSSIDLPGGSIRAEDGDILLRTKGQAYTGDDFANIVVTTRTDGSRVMLPQVATIKDDFEERLEYTRFNGKPAAIIEVTSVNDQNALDIAQQVKDYVEKRRATLPANAQLDTWGDLTHYLKGRLNMMMSNMFYGALLVFVILALFLDLKLAFWVMMGLPVCFLGTMLIMPLEPFSMTINMLTLFAFILVLGIVVDDAIVIGESAYSEVERHGHSIDNVIRGAQKVAMPATFGVLTTIAAFIPMLMVSGPMGIIWKSIGMVVIMCLAFSLVESKFILPAHLAHMKFRKPGEPTGFFGRFKDRFNNRVQHFIHHSYRNFLERCIQHRYNVVAAFIGVLILSIALVASGKVRWVFFPDIPSDFIQVQLEMDEGSSEQNTLKVVQDIEEALYKMNAKMEKDNGSEVVKHSFINMSSRTSAFIFAELTKGEDRDVDGETIAAAWREQLPELLSVKKLDFNASGNGGGGGDISFRLTSSDLEELSAAARELKQKLATYEGVYDIADNFSSGSHEIRLKIRPEAEALGLTLSDLARQVRYGFYGYEAQRILRNKEEIKVMVRYPLEQRRTVGYLENMLIRTPQGKSVPFSTVAEVEKGESYASITRVDGKRAITIIANANKHKVEPSKVVNEIQQDFLPQLQAKYPKIQTTLDGGSLDEQNAMVGLMQGFFFALFTIYALMAVPLKSYSQPLIIMSVIPFGIIGALFGHLIQGLAMSVLSLCGIVALAGVVVNDSLILVDFVNRAREQGQSVRQAAVDSGCYRFRAIILTSLTTFVGLVPIILERSLQAQIVIPMATSLAFGILFSTVVTLILVPLLYIILDDVKRTSSRFYHWWWRPKTSQERHLPANESHKVSLDAFNAPDYKQD from the coding sequence ATGGATACACAAAAAGGGATCTTAGCCTGGTTTGCCCGCAATAGCGTGGCGGCCAATCTGTTAATGTGGGCGCTGCTGATTGGCGGTCTATTTAGCACAGTGTTAATTAATAAAGAGGTATTCCCCTCTTTTAACCTCAACTTATTGAGCATTACCGTCGCTTATCCCGGCGCAGCGCCGCAGGAAATCGAAGAAGGCATCAACATTAAGATTGAGGAAGCCATCCAAGATATCAACGGTATTAAAAAAGTCACTTCGGTTGCCAGTGAAGGCGTCGGCGCCATTACGGTCGAAGTCGAAGATGACTACGATGTGCAAACCGTACTCGACGAAGCCAAGTTGCGATTGGACGCGATTTCCACCTTTCCGGTGAACATCGAAAAACCGCAAATCTTTAAGATCGAACCCGAAAACAACGTGATTTGGGTGTCGGTCTACGGTGATATGTCGCTGCACGATATGAAGGAGCTGGCCAAATCGGTACGTGATGATTTGACCCAACTCCCTTCTGTGACCCGTGCGAAAGTCACAGGGGTACGCGACTATGAAATCGGTATCGAAGTCTCGGAAGATAAGCTGCGGGAATACGGCTTAACCTTCTCGCAAGTCGCCTTGGCGGTGCAAAACTCCTCTATCGACTTGCCGGGCGGTTCGATCCGCGCCGAAGATGGCGACATTCTGCTGCGCACTAAAGGCCAAGCCTATACTGGCGATGATTTTGCCAATATCGTCGTCACCACGCGCACCGATGGTAGCCGAGTGATGTTGCCCCAAGTGGCAACCATTAAGGACGATTTTGAAGAACGTTTAGAGTACACCCGCTTCAACGGCAAACCAGCGGCCATTATCGAAGTGACCAGCGTTAACGATCAAAACGCCCTCGACATTGCTCAGCAGGTCAAAGACTACGTCGAGAAACGCCGCGCCACCCTGCCAGCCAATGCACAATTAGACACTTGGGGAGACTTAACCCACTACCTCAAGGGCCGCTTAAACATGATGATGTCGAACATGTTTTACGGCGCCCTATTAGTGTTTGTGATCTTAGCCCTGTTCCTCGACCTCAAACTCGCCTTCTGGGTGATGATGGGGTTACCCGTGTGTTTCCTCGGCACTATGCTGATCATGCCGCTGGAACCTTTCTCCATGACCATTAACATGCTGACATTGTTCGCCTTTATTCTCGTCTTGGGGATAGTGGTCGACGATGCAATTGTGATAGGTGAAAGTGCCTACAGCGAGGTCGAACGGCACGGACACTCGATTGATAACGTCATCCGTGGTGCGCAAAAGGTGGCCATGCCCGCCACCTTCGGAGTGTTAACGACTATCGCCGCCTTTATCCCTATGTTGATGGTTTCTGGCCCCATGGGGATTATTTGGAAATCCATTGGCATGGTGGTCATCATGTGTCTGGCATTTTCACTGGTGGAATCTAAATTTATCCTGCCAGCGCACTTAGCTCATATGAAGTTTAGAAAGCCTGGGGAACCCACGGGTTTCTTTGGTCGCTTCAAGGACAGATTTAACAATCGCGTTCAGCACTTTATTCACCACAGCTACCGCAACTTCCTCGAGCGTTGTATCCAACATCGCTACAACGTAGTCGCGGCCTTTATCGGTGTGTTGATTTTATCCATAGCCTTAGTCGCCAGCGGCAAAGTACGCTGGGTGTTCTTCCCCGATATTCCATCGGACTTTATCCAAGTACAGCTAGAGATGGATGAAGGCAGCTCAGAGCAAAACACCCTCAAGGTGGTACAGGATATTGAAGAAGCCCTGTACAAGATGAACGCCAAAATGGAGAAGGACAACGGCAGCGAAGTGGTGAAGCACAGCTTTATCAACATGAGCTCGCGCACCTCCGCCTTTATCTTTGCCGAACTCACCAAGGGCGAAGACCGGGATGTGGATGGCGAGACGATTGCCGCCGCATGGCGCGAACAATTGCCCGAGTTACTGTCGGTGAAGAAACTCGATTTCAACGCCAGCGGTAACGGCGGAGGCGGTGGTGACATCTCCTTTAGATTGACCTCGAGTGATCTCGAAGAATTATCCGCAGCCGCCCGTGAGCTTAAGCAAAAGCTCGCCACCTACGAAGGTGTGTACGACATTGCCGATAACTTCTCCTCGGGTAGCCATGAGATCCGTTTAAAGATCCGCCCCGAGGCCGAAGCGCTGGGTTTAACCTTGTCAGATTTAGCACGCCAAGTCCGTTATGGTTTCTATGGTTATGAAGCACAACGTATTTTGCGTAATAAAGAAGAAATCAAAGTCATGGTGCGCTACCCCTTAGAGCAGCGACGTACCGTTGGCTACCTCGAGAATATGTTAATCCGCACGCCGCAGGGCAAGTCGGTGCCTTTCTCAACCGTTGCTGAGGTCGAAAAAGGCGAATCCTACGCCTCAATCACCCGTGTCGATGGCAAGCGGGCAATTACCATTATTGCCAATGCCAACAAACACAAGGTTGAGCCTTCCAAGGTTGTGAATGAGATCCAACAGGATTTCCTGCCGCAGTTACAGGCCAAGTATCCGAAAATCCAAACCACCCTCGATGGCGGCAGTTTGGATGAGCAGAATGCTATGGTCGGTCTAATGCAGGGCTTCTTCTTTGCGCTGTTTACCATTTATGCCTTAATGGCGGTACCGCTCAAGTCTTACAGCCAGCCGCTGATCATTATGTCAGTCATCCCCTTCGGGATTATCGGCGCCCTGTTTGGGCATTTGATCCAAGGCCTTGCCATGAGCGTCTTGAGTCTGTGTGGTATCGTCGCGCTCGCTGGGGTGGTGGTAAACGACTCCTTGATTCTGGTGGACTTTGTTAACCGGGCGCGGGAGCAAGGGCAATCGGTCAGACAAGCGGCGGTAGATTCTGGCTGCTATCGTTTCAGGGCAATTATCTTGACCTCATTGACCACCTTCGTCGGTCTTGTGCCTATTATTCTTGAACGCAGCTTACAGGCGCAGATTGTGATCCCTATGGCGACCTCCCTCGCCTTCGGTATCCTGTTCTCGACTGTGGTAACCCTAATTTTGGTGCCTTTGCTGTACATCATTCTCGATGATGTTAAACGTACCTCTAGCCGTTTTTACCACTGGTGGTGGCGCCCAAAAACATCGCAGGAGAGGCATTTACCTGCCAATGAGAGTCACAAGGTATCCTTAGATGCCTTTAATGCACCTGACTATAAACAGGATTAA
- a CDS encoding TatD family nuclease-associated radical SAM protein, which produces MPNSHSASIHPAPLKATETLANGNTTAEVCTNETCANETLVYDIRRSRYLNITGRCTLRCAFCPKHNGSKQIHEYQLALTHQPKPEEIIPLLGKVEDFEEYVFCGYGEPTMNLPTLLAVAKEIKRLGGRVRVNTDGLGNLVHRRNILPELAECVDGLSISLNADNEAAYNQHCRPKLAGSYAAVNAFIALAPHYIERVQVSAIEGLEGVDIDLCREQILASGCEFKHRVLGALG; this is translated from the coding sequence ATGCCAAACTCACATTCTGCCTCAATCCACCCTGCACCACTCAAAGCCACTGAAACCTTAGCCAATGGCAACACAACGGCGGAAGTGTGCACCAATGAAACCTGCGCCAACGAAACCTTAGTCTATGATATTCGCAGGAGTCGTTACCTGAATATCACCGGCCGTTGCACCCTACGCTGCGCCTTCTGCCCGAAACATAATGGCAGTAAACAAATTCACGAGTATCAATTGGCATTGACCCACCAGCCTAAGCCAGAGGAAATCATCCCGCTGTTAGGCAAGGTGGAAGACTTTGAGGAATATGTGTTCTGCGGTTACGGCGAACCGACGATGAATCTGCCGACCCTGCTGGCCGTTGCCAAGGAAATCAAACGCCTTGGCGGCCGTGTGCGGGTCAATACCGATGGGTTAGGCAACCTAGTTCACAGGCGCAACATTCTGCCCGAGTTAGCGGAGTGCGTGGATGGATTATCCATTTCCCTCAACGCCGACAATGAGGCCGCCTATAACCAACATTGCCGCCCAAAACTGGCGGGATCCTACGCCGCAGTGAATGCCTTTATCGCCCTCGCCCCCCACTATATTGAGCGCGTTCAAGTCTCGGCGATTGAGGGACTAGAAGGGGTCGACATCGATCTTTGCCGCGAACAAATACTCGCCTCGGGCTGCGAGTTTAAGCACAGAGTGCTGGGCGCGCTCGGTTAA